CTGGCTACGCGCCAGCGAGTGGTGGGCGGACAGACCCGCGATCTGTCGCTGGCGATCCTCGTCGAGCGCGGCGTAGGCCGCGCGCATGTCGGCGAAGGCGGTATCGCCCTGTTCGCGGGGCACGACCTGCGCACTGAAGACGGCACCCTTGGCTTGGACGGGCATGTACGTGTTGTCCTGATGCCAGTGCATGTTGCCGCGGATGATCTTCATCATGTCGTCGTCGGGAGCATCGCGCAGGGAACCGTCCTGCTTGACGTTGCTGAGCAGCGCGGATTCGAGACCTTCGATCAGGTCGCCAAACCGGCGAGCGAAAGCAACCTGCTGATCGCGCGAGAGATGCTGCGCGGGAAACACGAGCAGCCCGTAGTCCAGCCAGGCCCGGTAGAGATCGGCGAAGGTCGCGTCGTCGATCTCGGACAGGCGGACCTCAGTCACCCGTGCGCCGAACGTCATTTCCAGCGGCTCGAGATTCATGGCGGTCACGCCACTGGTCATGACGGAGTCTCCCCACGCGGAGGACGCGTCGCCGAACGCCGGCATGTCGAACGGAAAGGGGCCATCCGGAGCGGCATCTCCCGATTCACGAGACCTGCACCACCAGCGCGGTCGCGTTGTCCTTTCCGCCGTTCTGGTTGGCGGCGTCGACGAGCCATGCCACGGCGGCGTGTGCGTCCGGCGCCCGGGTCAGGATCTCCCGGATCTCCTCGTCGCGCAGCATCTCGTAGATGCCGTCCGAGCAGAGCAGGTAGGTGTCCGCGGCGCGGATCTCCACGGGAACCACCTCCACCTGGACTCTCGGATCGACGCCGACGGCGCGGATGAGCACGCTGCGGCGGGGGTGCACGCGGGCTTCCTCCTCGGTGATCTCGCCGTTGCGAAGCAGCTGTGCGGCGAGGGAATGATCCTCGGTGAGGGCAGCCAGCGATCCCTGTCGGAGCCGGTAGAGACGGCTGTCGCCCACGTGTGCGACGCATGCGGG
This region of Myxococcota bacterium genomic DNA includes:
- a CDS encoding Stp1/IreP family PP2C-type Ser/Thr phosphatase — translated: MSPRHTDDDGREVWGPWALSIAGTSHAGRVRMTNEDAFDRFDDPARGEILLVVADGLGGHRSGEVASAMVVGTLGDMGRVGGAAASARLSAAVKRANREIFERAAASPRLMGMGTTVVALLLSAEGPACVAHVGDSRLYRLRQGSLAALTEDHSLAAQLLRNGEITEEEARVHPRRSVLIRAVGVDPRVQVEVVPVEIRAADTYLLCSDGIYEMLRDEEIREILTRAPDAHAAVAWLVDAANQNGGKDNATALVVQVS
- a CDS encoding TauD/TfdA family dioxygenase, with the translated sequence MTSGVTAMNLEPLEMTFGARVTEVRLSEIDDATFADLYRAWLDYGLLVFPAQHLSRDQQVAFARRFGDLIEGLESALLSNVKQDGSLRDAPDDDMMKIIRGNMHWHQDNTYMPVQAKGAVFSAQVVPREQGDTAFADMRAAYAALDEDRQRQIAGLSAHHSLARSQIALGEAVEESADSEYVGYGLDVESAPLRPLVKIHPETGIPALAVGRHAYAIPGWDDEASDAFLTALIDFAVSDASRVYTHRWQAGDVVVWDNRCLMHRACPWDYTKARVMLHSRIAGDVETEGCTANA